Proteins found in one Geomonas subterranea genomic segment:
- a CDS encoding gamma carbonic anhydrase family protein, which yields MIRPFKGMRPKIDPSAFIAEGAVVIGDVTIGKEASIWYNCVVRGDVNSISIGDRTNIQDLSMLHVTHKKHAEDPGAPLVIGNDVTVGHSVTLHGCTIEDGAFIGMQAMIMDKAVVGKGALVGARALVTEGTVIPPGTLWVGSPAKYKRDLTENEIAWLGRSAGNYVRYSREYLEDAATEAQNLNNTP from the coding sequence ATGATCCGCCCCTTCAAAGGCATGCGCCCCAAGATCGACCCGTCCGCCTTCATCGCGGAGGGGGCCGTCGTCATCGGCGACGTGACTATCGGCAAGGAAGCGAGCATCTGGTACAACTGCGTGGTGCGTGGCGACGTGAACTCGATCAGCATCGGGGACCGGACCAACATCCAGGATCTCTCCATGCTGCACGTCACCCATAAAAAGCACGCCGAGGACCCGGGCGCTCCGCTGGTCATCGGCAACGACGTCACCGTGGGGCACAGCGTCACCCTGCACGGCTGCACCATCGAGGACGGCGCCTTCATCGGCATGCAGGCCATGATCATGGACAAGGCCGTGGTCGGCAAGGGTGCGCTCGTCGGCGCCCGCGCCCTGGTCACCGAAGGGACCGTCATCCCCCCCGGCACCCTCTGGGTCGGCTCACCCGCCAAGTACAAGCGGGACCTCACCGAGAACGAGATCGCCTGGCTGGGACGCTCCGCCGGCAATTACGTCAGGTATTCCAGGGAGTATCTCGAGGACGCCGCCACCGAAGCGCAGAACCTCAACAACACCCCCTAG
- the nadA gene encoding quinolinate synthase NadA: MTQESLKADIKALLKERKAVLLAHNYMRDEVQEIADITGDSLALSMEAAKTDAEVIVFCGVHFMAESASILAPDKTVLLPRLDAGCPMADMVSADELKKLKAQLPGVPVVTYVNSSAAVKAESDICCTSANALKVVQSMTEKEIIFAPDKNLGSYVARFTDKKFHLWEGYCPTHERLRPEVVKELKAQNPGAPFVCHPECNPAVVALADHVCSTTGMYDYCKKSDAKRFIIGTEAGILWRLKRENPDKEFILASPALICPNMKLTSLEDVHEALVSMSPVVKVPEEVRIPAKRALDRMLAIPRD, from the coding sequence ATGACGCAGGAATCTTTAAAGGCGGATATTAAAGCGCTGCTCAAAGAGCGCAAAGCCGTGCTCCTGGCACACAACTACATGCGTGACGAAGTGCAGGAGATCGCTGACATAACCGGAGACTCGCTGGCCCTTTCCATGGAGGCCGCCAAGACTGATGCCGAGGTGATCGTCTTCTGCGGCGTGCACTTCATGGCCGAATCAGCCTCGATACTGGCACCGGACAAGACCGTACTTCTCCCCCGCCTCGATGCGGGTTGCCCCATGGCCGACATGGTTTCGGCCGACGAGCTGAAGAAACTGAAGGCCCAGCTTCCCGGCGTGCCGGTGGTCACCTACGTGAACTCCTCTGCCGCGGTCAAGGCCGAGAGCGACATCTGCTGCACCTCCGCCAATGCCCTCAAGGTCGTGCAATCCATGACCGAGAAGGAGATCATCTTCGCCCCGGACAAGAATCTCGGGAGCTACGTGGCCCGCTTCACGGACAAGAAGTTCCACCTGTGGGAGGGTTACTGTCCGACTCACGAGCGGCTGCGTCCGGAGGTGGTCAAGGAATTGAAGGCGCAGAACCCCGGGGCGCCGTTTGTCTGCCACCCCGAGTGCAATCCGGCCGTGGTGGCGCTCGCCGACCACGTCTGCTCGACCACCGGCATGTACGATTACTGCAAGAAGAGCGACGCCAAGCGCTTTATCATCGGCACCGAGGCGGGCATCCTGTGGCGGCTCAAGCGTGAGAACCCGGACAAGGAGTTCATCCTCGCCTCCCCGGCCCTCATCTGTCCTAACATGAAACTCACCTCGCTCGAGGACGTGCACGAGGCGCTGGTGAGCATGAGCCCCGTGGTCAAGGTCCCCGAAGAGGTCCGTATCCCGGCCAAGCGCGCCCTGGACCGGATGCTCGCCATCCCGAGGGACTAG
- the tatB gene encoding Sec-independent protein translocase protein TatB, protein MFGIGMPELVIILVIALIVIGPQKLPDLAKSLGKGLAEFKKATDDFKQTIEADSRTEEEKEHLAKLAEAKKKAEEEKVREAEELKAKVEGTAAAEPAAAAAAVEAEKKA, encoded by the coding sequence ATGTTCGGAATCGGGATGCCTGAACTGGTCATAATTTTGGTCATAGCGCTCATCGTCATCGGACCGCAGAAGCTGCCGGACCTGGCGAAGTCGCTGGGGAAGGGGTTGGCGGAGTTCAAGAAGGCGACCGACGACTTCAAGCAGACCATAGAGGCCGACAGCAGGACCGAAGAGGAAAAGGAGCACCTGGCGAAGCTCGCCGAGGCCAAGAAGAAGGCTGAGGAGGAGAAGGTGCGCGAGGCCGAGGAACTGAAGGCCAAGGTCGAGGGTACCGCTGCCGCCGAGCCGGCGGCTGCCGCAGCCGCCGTGGAAGCGGAGAAGAAAGCCTAG
- the ybgF gene encoding tol-pal system protein YbgF: MTFTRGALGALAILTIFGCASQSDLESVRRDNDEIKNRLFTLDRGLNEVRGEVKEGVEKSLAGYRQSLEALQADMAGYQKDMASIRKGGADLQATLESARVDMQLLTGKVDDVRILAQKPADDIALLKEDLNKRLGALEARMAKLEKGIEEQQAKAAAALKSPEQLYQQGQDALKAGQGAKAREFFASFLVQYPKHNLAANAQYWIGESYYQEKNYEQAVLEFQEVIKNYPDKEKAPAAMLKQGMAFRELGDSKSAAYILKKLVDEHPKSEEAKIARDKFKIK, from the coding sequence ATGACGTTTACGAGGGGGGCGCTGGGAGCGCTGGCTATTCTCACCATTTTCGGCTGCGCCAGCCAAAGCGATCTGGAATCGGTGCGCCGCGACAACGACGAGATCAAAAACCGTCTTTTCACGCTGGACCGTGGGTTGAACGAGGTTCGCGGCGAGGTGAAGGAAGGGGTGGAAAAGTCCCTGGCCGGCTACCGGCAGAGCCTGGAGGCGCTGCAGGCGGACATGGCGGGGTACCAAAAGGATATGGCCTCCATTCGCAAGGGTGGAGCGGACCTGCAGGCGACCCTGGAGAGCGCCAGGGTGGACATGCAACTTCTGACCGGCAAGGTCGATGACGTCCGCATCCTGGCCCAGAAGCCGGCCGACGACATCGCCCTTTTGAAGGAAGACCTGAACAAGAGGCTGGGCGCGCTCGAGGCGCGCATGGCCAAGCTGGAGAAAGGGATCGAGGAGCAGCAGGCGAAGGCGGCCGCTGCGCTCAAGTCCCCCGAGCAGCTGTACCAGCAGGGACAGGACGCCCTCAAGGCCGGACAGGGCGCCAAAGCCCGCGAGTTCTTCGCCAGCTTCCTGGTGCAGTACCCCAAGCACAACCTGGCCGCCAACGCCCAGTACTGGATCGGCGAGAGCTATTACCAGGAGAAGAACTACGAGCAGGCGGTGCTGGAGTTCCAGGAGGTCATCAAGAACTACCCGGACAAGGAGAAGGCTCCCGCCGCCATGCTGAAACAGGGGATGGCCTTCAGGGAGTTGGGGGACAGCAAGAGCGCCGCCTACATCCTGAAGAAGCTGGTGGATGAGCATCCGAAATCGGAAGAGGCTAAGATCGCCAGAGACAAGTTCAAGATCAAGTAG
- the pal gene encoding peptidoglycan-associated lipoprotein Pal, producing MRKNIAGCLVVLCMGALVAGGCAKKDLVKTEEPAPSVTAPASETAKPAQERPETQKAPVTEQTPVREPVVAQEPVRETQKAPAGDLQGQLQKIYFNFDSSDLSEDSRNTLTKNAEYLSRQSSVKIRIEGNCDERGSDDYNMALGERRAKAAKDYLVNLGISSERIATISYGEEKPVDSGHDEAAWSKNRRDEFVVVK from the coding sequence ATGCGCAAGAATATCGCCGGATGCCTCGTTGTTCTTTGCATGGGAGCTTTGGTAGCTGGAGGCTGCGCCAAAAAGGATCTGGTCAAAACCGAGGAGCCCGCTCCGTCAGTCACGGCCCCCGCCTCCGAAACAGCTAAACCGGCCCAGGAGCGGCCGGAAACGCAGAAAGCACCGGTCACCGAACAGACCCCGGTACGTGAACCGGTGGTGGCGCAGGAACCCGTCCGTGAGACCCAGAAGGCGCCGGCGGGAGACCTGCAGGGCCAGTTGCAGAAGATCTACTTCAACTTCGATTCTTCCGACCTCTCCGAGGACTCCCGCAACACCCTCACCAAGAACGCGGAGTACCTGAGCCGTCAGTCGTCGGTCAAGATCCGTATCGAGGGGAACTGTGACGAGCGCGGCTCCGACGACTACAACATGGCGCTGGGCGAAAGAAGGGCCAAGGCAGCCAAGGACTACCTGGTGAACCTGGGCATCTCCTCCGAGCGCATCGCCACCATCAGCTACGGCGAAGAGAAGCCGGTCGATTCCGGCCACGACGAGGCTGCCTGGAGCAAGAACAGAAGGGACGAGTTCGTCGTAGTGAAGTGA
- the tolB gene encoding Tol-Pal system beta propeller repeat protein TolB codes for MKIILLLLLLLLGPQSFAAESYLDVTAPTTGKLKLAIAPTTALSGSLPAEVARELPELFGFDLGIAGPFEIAPSEAAGALLLKSAYGVQGDTAIIECRLVDQVLHREVIAKRYSGRVKDLRRMGHAFSDEVLRVLTGAKGPFTGKIAYVSKVSGNKEIFIMDYDGHNPQRLTNNGSINLYPDFAPSGKELIYTSYKKGNPDLYRRELFTGQEARVSSRSGLNAMGVFSPDGNKIALVLSKDGNSEIYQIGRDGKEAVRLTNNHAIDVSPAWSPDGSRVAFVSDRMGKPQIFVMDANGGNLRRLTTNGAYNVTPRWSPKGDRIVYARKEGGFQIYAINPDGSGDTQLTSAGSNEHPRYSPDGRFIVFSSTRDGGEGLYLMRADGSGQTRISPDRALNTHPTWSVNW; via the coding sequence ATGAAAATCATCTTACTACTGCTGTTACTGCTTCTGGGACCTCAGAGCTTCGCGGCGGAGAGTTACCTCGACGTCACCGCCCCGACCACCGGGAAGTTGAAGCTCGCCATCGCCCCGACCACGGCGCTCTCCGGCTCCCTCCCCGCCGAGGTGGCGCGTGAGCTCCCCGAACTGTTCGGCTTCGACCTCGGCATCGCCGGCCCCTTCGAGATCGCGCCCAGCGAGGCAGCGGGTGCCCTTCTTCTGAAGAGCGCCTACGGGGTACAGGGTGACACGGCCATCATCGAGTGCCGCCTGGTCGACCAGGTGCTGCACCGGGAGGTGATCGCCAAGCGCTACAGCGGCAGAGTGAAGGACCTGCGCCGCATGGGGCACGCCTTCTCCGACGAGGTGCTGCGCGTGCTGACCGGCGCCAAGGGCCCCTTCACCGGCAAGATAGCCTACGTCTCGAAGGTCTCCGGCAACAAGGAGATCTTCATCATGGACTACGACGGGCACAACCCGCAGCGGCTCACCAACAACGGCTCGATCAACCTCTATCCCGATTTCGCCCCTTCCGGCAAGGAGCTCATCTACACCTCGTACAAGAAGGGGAACCCCGACCTGTACCGGCGCGAGCTTTTCACCGGGCAGGAGGCGCGGGTTTCGTCCCGCAGCGGCTTGAACGCGATGGGTGTGTTCTCACCGGATGGCAACAAGATCGCCCTGGTCCTTTCCAAGGACGGCAACTCCGAGATCTACCAGATCGGCCGGGACGGCAAGGAAGCGGTGCGGCTCACCAACAACCACGCCATCGACGTCTCCCCCGCATGGTCTCCCGACGGCTCCCGGGTCGCCTTCGTCTCCGACCGGATGGGCAAACCGCAGATCTTCGTGATGGACGCCAACGGCGGGAACCTCAGGCGCCTCACCACCAACGGCGCCTACAACGTGACGCCGCGCTGGTCGCCAAAGGGGGACCGTATCGTGTACGCGCGCAAGGAAGGCGGCTTCCAGATCTACGCCATAAACCCGGATGGCTCAGGGGACACCCAGCTGACCAGCGCGGGTAGCAACGAGCATCCGCGCTATTCTCCGGACGGCCGCTTCATCGTCTTCAGTTCCACCCGCGACGGCGGCGAGGGGCTGTACCTGATGCGCGCCGACGGCAGCGGGCAGACCAGAATCTCTCCGGACCGGGCACTGAACACGCACCCGACATGGTCGGTGAACTGGTAA
- a CDS encoding energy transducer TonB: MKTGFTRNYPGPGGMLALSLVCHLAVFLIIANWHFLPEFHRDETPVTYVDMVTLPVASPQSGMPAAPAPAESKAPAAPAPAPPPAKPAMALPAKPATKSPPAKSQAKTEQQQKEAEDKAFNERMAKLQQKAEDRRQAVALDALKKKGSTRTGMPGATGTQAGSDYSSYLQSRLRDALKQVIATQTRAPQVIATITVSPDGRIECRVEKGSGDPFFDDAVQRAVVLAGKTLEPPPNHSQYKRVFRFMPEGVK; this comes from the coding sequence ATGAAAACCGGGTTCACACGCAACTACCCGGGGCCGGGGGGGATGCTGGCGCTCTCCCTTGTCTGCCACCTGGCCGTGTTCCTGATCATCGCCAACTGGCACTTCCTCCCTGAGTTCCATCGGGACGAAACCCCGGTCACCTACGTCGACATGGTCACGCTACCGGTCGCTTCGCCACAAAGCGGCATGCCCGCAGCGCCGGCACCGGCCGAAAGCAAGGCCCCTGCCGCGCCGGCTCCTGCCCCCCCGCCGGCTAAGCCGGCCATGGCGCTGCCGGCCAAGCCCGCAACGAAGAGTCCGCCAGCCAAATCCCAGGCCAAAACCGAACAGCAGCAAAAAGAGGCCGAGGACAAGGCGTTCAACGAGCGGATGGCCAAGCTGCAGCAAAAGGCCGAGGACCGGCGCCAGGCCGTCGCGCTGGATGCACTCAAGAAGAAGGGGAGCACCCGCACCGGCATGCCCGGTGCGACAGGGACCCAGGCGGGGAGCGACTATTCCTCGTACCTGCAGTCCCGGCTCAGGGACGCCCTCAAGCAGGTCATCGCCACCCAGACCAGGGCGCCGCAGGTAATCGCTACCATCACGGTGTCTCCCGACGGCCGCATCGAGTGCCGCGTGGAAAAGGGGTCAGGGGATCCCTTCTTCGACGACGCCGTGCAACGGGCCGTCGTCCTCGCCGGCAAGACGCTGGAGCCGCCGCCCAACCATTCGCAGTACAAACGCGTGTTCCGCTTCATGCCTGAAGGGGTGAAATAG
- the tolR gene encoding protein TolR yields MEFGNRDNGDRGTMSQINVTPLVDVMLVLLIIFMVTAPMMQQGVQVNLPKADTKSLAPKEDTLVVSVEQSGKTFINSTEVPGDQLKDKLTTMLAGREKREVFLKADQAVPYGEVVRVMAQIKGAGVERLGMVTESPQRR; encoded by the coding sequence ATGGAGTTCGGCAACAGGGATAACGGCGATCGCGGCACCATGTCGCAGATAAACGTCACACCTCTGGTCGACGTCATGCTGGTGCTCTTGATCATCTTCATGGTCACCGCGCCGATGATGCAGCAGGGGGTCCAGGTCAACCTCCCCAAGGCGGACACCAAGTCGCTGGCGCCCAAGGAGGACACCCTGGTGGTCTCCGTGGAGCAGTCCGGCAAGACCTTCATCAACTCCACTGAAGTCCCGGGCGACCAGTTGAAGGACAAGCTAACCACCATGCTGGCGGGGCGGGAAAAGCGCGAGGTGTTCCTCAAGGCTGACCAGGCGGTACCGTACGGCGAGGTGGTCCGGGTCATGGCCCAGATCAAGGGAGCCGGGGTGGAGCGCCTGGGCATGGTGACGGAGTCCCCTCAACGCCGATGA
- the tolQ gene encoding protein TolQ — translation MGMLASTGLVVKLVLLLLLYFSVVSWGIIFYKLLQVYRANGASERFLEFFWKAKRFDAINSQLDRFEHSPLTVLFQEGYGELRKLQEKVEEKADPNIVSTDLGGVDNIARALRRATTIEITRLEKYLTFLATTGATAPFVGLFGTVWGIMTAFEKIGQSGSASLAVVAPGIAEALIATAIGLVAAIPAVMGYNHFQHKIKVLISEMDSFSTEFLNIVQRNFAGR, via the coding sequence GTGGGCATGCTTGCATCGACCGGCCTGGTCGTAAAACTGGTACTTTTGCTGTTGCTCTATTTCTCGGTGGTCTCCTGGGGCATTATCTTCTACAAGCTGCTGCAGGTGTACCGCGCCAACGGCGCCTCCGAGCGCTTCCTCGAATTCTTCTGGAAGGCCAAGCGCTTCGACGCCATCAACTCCCAACTGGACCGCTTCGAGCACTCCCCCCTCACCGTCCTGTTCCAGGAGGGGTATGGTGAGCTGAGAAAGCTGCAGGAAAAGGTCGAGGAGAAAGCTGACCCCAACATCGTCAGCACCGATCTCGGCGGCGTCGACAACATCGCACGCGCTCTGCGCCGGGCCACCACCATCGAGATCACCAGGCTGGAAAAATACCTCACCTTCCTGGCCACCACCGGCGCCACCGCGCCGTTCGTCGGCCTCTTCGGCACCGTCTGGGGCATCATGACCGCCTTCGAGAAGATCGGCCAGAGCGGCTCCGCGTCGCTCGCGGTCGTCGCACCGGGCATCGCCGAGGCGCTCATCGCCACCGCCATCGGCCTGGTCGCCGCCATCCCGGCGGTCATGGGCTACAACCATTTCCAGCACAAGATCAAGGTGCTCATCTCGGAGATGGACAGCTTCTCCACGGAATTCCTCAACATCGTACAGCGCAACTTCGCGGGGAGATAA
- a CDS encoding carbon-nitrogen family hydrolase — translation MQKSIKATALQFNIALGDIDKNLAYVTDKLRQLARDGVELVVLPEMWSCGFDYRQLNQLALRTPALVERMLELSAELALTVVGSLPEPHGDKVYNTAYIADRGRLAGSYRKMHLFGLMNEDRHLDRGDAVCLVDTSVGKLGVMICYDIRFPELARRLAVDGAAIIVISGEWPKPREEHWRTLIRARAIENQLFVVATNTCGLIGKLDFFGSSLIVNPKGELLAEGGYDNCEPTALLDPAEITSWRASINCFQDRRPECY, via the coding sequence ATGCAGAAGAGCATTAAGGCCACGGCACTGCAATTCAACATAGCGCTGGGCGACATCGACAAGAACCTCGCGTACGTAACCGACAAGCTGCGCCAGCTCGCCAGGGACGGGGTCGAGCTCGTGGTGCTGCCGGAAATGTGGAGCTGCGGCTTCGACTACCGTCAGCTGAACCAGCTGGCCCTGCGGACCCCTGCCTTGGTGGAGCGGATGCTGGAACTCTCCGCGGAGCTCGCCTTGACCGTCGTGGGGAGCCTGCCTGAGCCGCACGGCGACAAGGTCTACAACACCGCCTACATTGCTGACCGCGGCAGGCTGGCGGGGAGCTACCGCAAGATGCACCTCTTCGGCCTGATGAACGAGGACCGGCACCTGGACCGCGGCGATGCCGTCTGCCTGGTCGACACCAGCGTCGGAAAGCTGGGGGTCATGATCTGCTACGACATCCGCTTCCCAGAGCTCGCGCGCAGGCTCGCCGTCGACGGCGCCGCGATCATCGTTATCAGCGGCGAGTGGCCCAAGCCGCGCGAAGAGCACTGGCGCACCCTGATCCGCGCCCGCGCCATAGAGAACCAGCTTTTCGTGGTCGCCACCAACACGTGCGGCTTGATAGGCAAGCTTGATTTCTTTGGCTCCTCCCTCATCGTCAACCCGAAAGGGGAGCTGCTGGCCGAAGGTGGCTACGACAACTGCGAGCCCACCGCGCTCCTCGACCCCGCCGAGATCACCTCCTGGCGCGCAAGCATCAACTGCTTCCAGGACCGGCGGCCGGAATGCTACTAG
- the hemW gene encoding radical SAM family heme chaperone HemW: protein MRAGLYIHFPFCLKKCLYCDFNSTAWSGDQLDGYVELLLREMELRQELLPEAVQAPTLYFGGGTPSLMTPELVGRLIEQASLRFGVEQGAEITLEANPGTLTPERLAGYRAAGVNRLSLGIQSFDDRLLQRLGRVHTAAEALAAFGQARRAGFDNISIDLMHSLPGQSLDEWRAALGQGIALAPEHVSAYALSIEEGTPFEGLHQRGELQLPGEEEGARMFETTGELLTGAGYLHYEISNFARPGRLSRHNQSYWSRQSYLGFGSGAHSFWNPDGLGRRWNNAADLDGYRAAIDARHLPERDEVLLSLEDAVAESFFLGLRVLTGMELAPLKARFGEDALADQLAEVERLLQAGLLVADGERIRLAGSSVIIANSIFSRFL from the coding sequence ATGCGAGCTGGTTTATATATTCATTTCCCCTTCTGCCTCAAAAAATGCCTGTACTGCGACTTCAACTCCACCGCCTGGTCCGGCGACCAGTTGGACGGCTACGTGGAGCTGTTGCTGCGTGAGATGGAACTGCGCCAGGAACTCCTGCCCGAGGCGGTGCAGGCGCCTACCCTGTATTTTGGCGGGGGGACACCGTCACTCATGACCCCTGAGCTGGTGGGCCGCCTGATCGAGCAGGCCTCGCTGCGCTTCGGGGTGGAGCAGGGGGCTGAGATCACCCTGGAGGCGAACCCGGGGACGCTCACCCCCGAGCGGCTCGCCGGTTACCGCGCCGCCGGCGTGAACCGCCTGTCGCTGGGGATCCAGTCCTTCGACGATCGCCTGCTGCAGAGGCTCGGGCGGGTGCATACGGCAGCCGAGGCGCTGGCGGCCTTCGGGCAGGCACGCCGGGCCGGCTTTGACAACATCAGCATCGACCTGATGCACTCCCTGCCCGGGCAGTCCCTGGACGAGTGGCGCGCCGCGCTCGGCCAGGGGATCGCGCTTGCTCCCGAACACGTTTCCGCCTACGCGCTCTCCATCGAGGAGGGAACCCCGTTCGAAGGGCTCCACCAGCGGGGGGAACTCCAGTTGCCGGGGGAGGAGGAGGGAGCCCGGATGTTCGAGACGACCGGCGAACTTCTCACCGGCGCCGGCTATCTCCACTACGAGATCTCCAACTTCGCCAGACCCGGCCGCCTTTCCCGCCACAACCAATCCTACTGGAGCCGGCAGAGCTACCTTGGCTTCGGCTCCGGCGCCCATTCCTTCTGGAATCCCGACGGTCTTGGGCGCCGCTGGAACAACGCCGCCGACCTCGACGGCTACCGGGCCGCCATCGACGCCCGCCACCTCCCCGAGCGGGACGAGGTGTTGCTTTCCCTGGAGGACGCTGTGGCCGAGAGCTTCTTCCTCGGGCTTAGGGTGCTCACCGGGATGGAACTTGCTCCCTTGAAGGCGCGCTTTGGCGAGGACGCGCTGGCAGATCAGTTGGCGGAGGTCGAGCGGCTGCTGCAAGCCGGCCTGCTGGTCGCCGACGGGGAACGCATCCGTCTTGCCGGCAGCTCGGTAATCATCGCCAACAGCATCTTCTCCCGCTTTCTGTAA
- the hrcA gene encoding heat-inducible transcriptional repressor HrcA, with the protein MEEQLSERGKRILEAVIEDYIATAEPVGSRTITRSHELALSPATVRNVMADLEEMGLLASPHTSAGRIPTDKAYRLYVNSILEAKQNLTVGKRDEIRRRCRMAGKDPAEMLKEASRLLSTTSSYMGVVMAPRMAANVFHQMEFVKLSSHRILAILVSQNGTVQNRLLETDEEIPQEDLVRMANYLNGMLQGLTLAQVRERLLAEMQSEKVRYDSLMTKAIALSEQTIRTDSTEIFLEGQANILDQPEFADAAKMREIFRAFEKKSLLLDLLDRSMQAEGVQIFIGSESPLLKMEGMSLVTSTYLTGKDTVGVLGVIGPTRMGYGRVIPIVDYTAKLISRLLDTE; encoded by the coding sequence ATGGAAGAGCAACTTTCTGAACGAGGCAAACGCATCCTTGAAGCGGTCATCGAGGATTACATAGCCACCGCCGAACCGGTGGGGAGCAGGACCATCACCCGCAGCCACGAGCTGGCGCTCTCGCCGGCCACGGTGCGCAACGTCATGGCCGACCTGGAGGAGATGGGGCTGCTCGCTTCACCGCACACCTCCGCCGGCCGCATCCCCACCGACAAGGCCTACCGCCTCTACGTCAACTCGATCCTGGAGGCGAAGCAGAATCTCACCGTGGGGAAGCGTGACGAGATCCGCAGGCGCTGCCGCATGGCGGGCAAGGATCCGGCCGAGATGCTCAAGGAGGCAAGCCGGCTCCTCTCAACCACCTCGAGCTACATGGGGGTGGTGATGGCGCCGCGCATGGCGGCCAACGTGTTCCACCAGATGGAATTCGTGAAGCTGTCGAGCCATCGCATCCTGGCGATACTGGTCTCGCAAAACGGCACCGTGCAGAACCGGCTCCTGGAAACCGACGAGGAGATCCCGCAGGAGGACCTGGTCCGCATGGCCAACTACCTGAACGGGATGCTGCAGGGGCTCACCCTGGCCCAGGTGCGCGAGCGGCTCTTGGCGGAGATGCAGAGCGAGAAGGTGCGCTACGATTCGCTGATGACGAAGGCAATCGCCCTTTCCGAGCAGACCATCAGGACCGACAGCACCGAGATCTTCCTGGAGGGGCAGGCGAACATCCTGGACCAGCCGGAATTCGCCGACGCCGCCAAGATGCGGGAGATATTCAGGGCTTTCGAGAAGAAGAGCCTCCTTTTGGACCTGCTGGACCGCTCCATGCAGGCCGAGGGGGTGCAGATCTTCATCGGGTCGGAGTCACCCCTGCTCAAGATGGAGGGGATGAGCCTGGTCACCTCCACCTACCTCACCGGCAAGGACACGGTCGGCGTGCTGGGGGTCATCGGCCCGACCCGGATGGGTTACGGACGGGTGATACCGATCGTGGATTACACGGCCAAACTGATAAGCCGCCTGCTCGACACCGAGTAG
- the grpE gene encoding nucleotide exchange factor GrpE, with amino-acid sequence MDKKKHDAHQHDKKAEGAPQDHVELAQPLSDADRIKELEEALAAKGLESAGNWDKYLRERADLENYRKRVQKEKEEILKYGNEQIIMELLPSVDNLERAIDHASEDDPIVEGVKLTLSMLVSTLKKFGVTAVETPPGTPFDPAFHQAMTQVPSEEQEPNTIVNVFQKGYMLNDRLLRPAMVTVAVKP; translated from the coding sequence ATGGACAAGAAAAAACACGATGCGCACCAGCACGACAAGAAAGCGGAGGGGGCGCCGCAGGACCATGTAGAGCTGGCGCAGCCGCTGTCGGACGCGGATCGGATCAAGGAACTCGAAGAGGCGCTGGCCGCCAAGGGGCTGGAGTCGGCGGGCAACTGGGACAAGTACCTGCGCGAGCGCGCCGACCTGGAGAACTACCGGAAAAGGGTGCAGAAGGAGAAGGAAGAGATCCTGAAGTACGGCAACGAGCAGATCATCATGGAACTGCTCCCCTCGGTTGACAACCTGGAACGCGCCATCGACCATGCCAGCGAGGACGATCCCATCGTCGAGGGGGTGAAGCTCACCCTGAGCATGCTCGTTTCCACCTTGAAGAAGTTCGGCGTCACCGCGGTGGAGACCCCTCCGGGGACCCCGTTCGATCCCGCGTTTCATCAGGCGATGACCCAGGTGCCGAGCGAGGAGCAGGAGCCCAATACCATCGTGAACGTGTTCCAGAAGGGATACATGCTGAACGACCGGCTGCTCCGTCCCGCCATGGTCACGGTTGCCGTCAAACCGTAG